CCGCCGCCAGCTCGGTGCCGGTCGCGTAGCGCTCCTCGCGCGACTTGGCCATCGCCCTGACCACCACGGCGTCGAGCCCGAGCGGCAGCCCCGACCGCTTCGCGCTCAGCAGCGGCGGGTCCTCCGCGAGGTGCGCGTAGATGCTCGCGGCGTCGTTGTCCTTCTGGAAGGGCGGCACCCCGGTCAGCGACTCGTACAGCACGCAGCCGAGCGCGTAGATGTCGGTGCGCCCGTCCACGCTCTCGCCCTTGATCTGCTCGGGCGCGACGTAGTCGAGGGTGCCCACGTACTGCCCGGTCTTGGTGAGGCTGCGGGTGCTGCTGTTCTTGGTGATGCCGAAGTCGGCGACGTAGGCGTGGTCGGAGCTCTGCGGATCGGCCCGGGGCACCACCAGGATGTTCGCCGGCTTGACGTCGCGGTGGTACAGGCCGCGGGCGTGTGCGGCGTCGAGCGCGCCGCCGACCTGGGCGACGATCGCGACCGCGCGCGCCGCGTCGAGGGGGCCCTCGCGACGCACCAGCGCGCCGAGGTCGCAGCCGTCGACGTGGCGCATGGCGATGTAGAGGTTCCCCTCCGACTCGCCGGCCTCGTAGATGGGAATGATGTTGGGGTGGTCGATGGAGGCGGCCAGCCGGGGCTCGCGGGCGAAGCGCTGGCGCACCCGCTCGTCGTTGGACAGCTCGGTGGCGAGGATCTTGAGGGCCACGCGTCGCTGCAGCCGCAGGTCGAGCGCGAGGTACACGATGCCGACCCCGCCCCGGCCGAGCAGCCGTTCGATGCGGTAGCCGGCGAACTCGGCTCCCACCTGCGGGATGCCGCTCATGTCAGCCCCCCCCTCCCTCCACTGAGTCCCGAGAAGGATAGCCGAGCCCGGGCCCGGTGTCCTCAGCCGCTCTCGCCGTTGGCGGCGGCGGCCACCCGGCAGGCGACGAGGGTGACGTTGTCGCGCGAGCCCGCCTCCAGGGCGGCGTCGCAGGCGCGGGTCAGCAGCCCCTCGAGCGGACCCTCGCCGCCGAGCAGGCGGCCGAGCTGGTCACCGCCGAGGGGGTCCCAGGCACCGTCGCAGCAGAGCAGCAGGACGTCGCCGGCGCGCAGCTCCACCGAGAAGCGGTCGGCGTCGACGGGCTCGCCGGTGAGCGCCCGGGTGAGCAGGTTGCGTGGCGGGTCGGCGGCGCCTCCCAGCTCGAGGTGCCCGGCGCGGATCGCCTCGGCGAGCACCGAGTGGTCCTCGGTGACCTGCGCCGCGCCGCCGTCGCGGAGCAGGTAGGCGCGGCTGTCGCCGACGTTGCTGATCGACGCCCGTCCGGCGCTCACCGCCGCCAGCACCAGGGTGGTGCCCATCACCGCGCCGCCGTGGTCGCGGCGCAGCTCGGCGATCGCCGCATTGGCGCTCTCGCCGGCCTCGCCGAGGCCGGCATGGGGATCGGGGCTCACCCGGAGATGATCGGCGGCGTGGCGCACCGCCAGCACCGCGGCCTCGCGGCCGCCAGCGTGCCCGCCCATCCCGTCGGCGAGCAGCAGCAGGCATCCGCGATCGGGGTCGAGCGGCACCAGCGACCAGGCGTCCTGGTTCTCCGCGCGCACCGTGCCGCGGTCGCTGACGGCGGCGAGCTCGAGCAGGAGACCGCCGTCGGCGGCAATGGCGGCCTGCATGATCCGCGCCTCGGTCACCACCAGCCCCCTCCTCACCCGCGGGTGCATGTCCGTGGTGCCAGCATAGCCGCACCCGGGAGGAGGTGGGGATTCAGCAGTCGCGAAGCCCGGGGGTCTGGGACAGGATCTCAGGAGCCGGAACGGGTCGGGATCCGGACTCCGCCGGCGACCACGGCGCAGTTGCGCCCCGCCGACTTGGCCTCGTAGAGGGCGGCGTCGGCGCGGCGCACCAGCGCCTCGTGGTCCTCGACACCGGAGGCGCAGCCGATGCTCACCGTCACCGCGACGCTGGTCGCGCCCTCGGTGACGAAGGGCCGGCCGGCGATCGCGCCGACGATGCGCTGAGCGAGCGTCCCGGCGGCGGCGGCGTCGGTGGCGGCGCCCAGCACCAGGAACTCCTCGCCTCCCCAGCGGCCCACCACGTCCTCCTGGCGCACCCTGCGGCGCAGCCGCTCGGCGACCTGGCGCAGCACCGCGTCACCGCCGGCGTGGCCGAGGGTGTCGTTGATCTGCTTGAAGTTGTCGACGTCGATCATCAGCACCGCGGCGGGCTCCTGATGGCGGCGCGCGGCCGCGAGCATCTCCTGGAGCCGCTCCTCGAGGTGGCGGCGGTTGAAGATCCCGGTCAGCGCATCGGTACGGGTCACCGTCTCCAGCTCCGCGTTGCGCCGGCGGAGCTCGTCCTGCAGCGACTTGACCCGCAGCGCGGCGCTCACCCGGGCGATCAGCTCGCTGGCCTCGAACGGCTTGCGCAGGTAGTCGTGGGCGCCCTCCGACAGGCCCCGGACCACGTCCTCGGTCTCGGCATGCGCGGTGAGGAAGACCACCGGGATCTCGCGCATCTCCGGGTCCTCGCGGATGATCCGCAGCACGGTGTGGCCGTCGAGCCCGGGCATCTGCACGTCGAGGAGCACGACGTCGGGGCGGAGCATGCGGCAGCCGCGCACCGCCTGGTGACCGTCCTCCGCCTCCTCCACGCGCAGGCCGCGGGCCTCGAGCTGGCGCCGGAGCATCACCCGCACCACCCTCGAGTCGTCGGCGACCAGCACCAGGTGCCCCCCGCTCACCGGCGCAGCCGCCGCTCGATGGCGGGCGCGTCGACCACGAACAGGAGGTCGCGGCGCCGCGCGGACACGGTGCCGCCGACCAGCGCGTCGCGCTGCCCCCGAGGGGCCTCGCCGACGCTGCCGTCGTCGAGGTGCTCGATCCCGACCACCGCGTCGACGAGCAGGGCGAAGGGCTCACCACCGGTGTCGAGGACGATGACGTGGCTGCCGCCGGGCCCGAGCGGGGCGACCACGCTGAGGGCGAGGTCGTGCCAGCGCAGCATCCCGACCACGTCGGCCTCGAGGGTCGGCAGGGGCGTGACCTCGCTGGCGGGCCGGACCTCGCGGCAGTGCTCGACGGGCACGGCATAGTGCCCGTCACCGTTGCGGAACACGAGCACGGTGGTCATCGGCGAGCCTCCAGGCGGGCGGCGAGCAGGGCGGCGAGGGCACCGCGGTCGGGGCCCTGGAGGTCGCTGTCCGCGACCGCGTCCGCGGAGCGGGCGAGGGCGGCGCGTGCCGCGGTGAAGGCGCGGGCGGCGGCCCCGGCGTCTCCCGCCGCCTCGAGGGCGACGCCGAGCGACGCGTGGGCGGCGCCGTGGTCCGGCGCGAGGAAGGCGGCCTGCCGGAAGCTGCGGATGGCGCGGTCCAGATCGCCGGCGGCTGCGGCGGCCTCCCCGGCGGCGAGAAGCTCGCCGAGCCGAGGCAGCGCGGCCGGCGGCGGCACCGGCCGCCGGGTGCGGCTGGGGGGGCTGGGGGGGCTGGGGGCCCGGGCCGGGTGCGGGGCGGCGGCGGGGTGGTGGCGCACCGACCCGGAAGCGGCACCGGCGCCGGCGCGGCGGTGCACGAAGGCGTCACCGAGGCGCACCACCTCGAAGCCCGGCGGCGCCGACCCGCCGGCGTCCGAGGATGCGAGGAAGAGCAGCTGGCCGGGGGTGAGGTGGGCGGCGAAGCGGGCGAGCAGCGCCGCCGCGTCGGGCTCGCGCAGGTAGATGATCACGTTGCGGCAGAAGATGACGTCGAGGCCGCCGGGCGGTCCCGGGGCCGCGTCGGTGGTGAGGCCCTGCCGGCGCACCTCCACCCGTTCGCGCAGCGCGGGGACCACCTCGAAGCCGCCGGGCACGGGCCGGAGGTGGCGGGCGCGCCGCTGGGGGTCGAGGCCTCGCAGCTCGCGGTCGACGTAGCTGCCGGCAGCGGTGCGGGCAAGCGCTCGGGTGGAGACGTCGGTGGCCACCACCCGCCAGTCCGCCACCGGCGACTCGGCGAGCACCATGGCCAGGCTGTAGGCCTCCTGGCCGTTGGCGCAGCCGGCGCTCCAGACCGTCACCGGCCGCCCGGCGCAGTGCTCGCGCAGGTGCTGGGCGAGCGCCAGGAAGTGCGCGTCCTCGCGGAAGAACCAGCTCTCCTGCACGGTCACCAGGTCGCAGAGCAGCTGGGTCTCGGCGCCGCCGTCGGCGAGCCGCCCGGCGAAGTCGAGGACGTCCGCGTCCGCCGCCGCCGCGGCGTCCACCAGGCAGCGTTCCAGGCGGCCGCGCATCGCCGCCTCGTGACGCAGCCCGATGGCCCGCTCCAGCGCCGTCTCGGCGAGGCGCACGGCGTCGCTCGACCGCGTCATCGCGCGGCTCCCGCGGCGGCGGAGCGCACCGCGGCGGCAATGAGGTCGAGGGCGGTGAGCCGGTCCACCGCGCCCCGCTGCTGCGCCGCACGGGGCATCCCGAAGACCGCGCAGCTGGCCTCGTCCTGGGCGATCACCACGCCGCCCCGCTGCTGGAGAGCGAGCAGCCCGGCGGCACCGTCGTCACCCATCCCGGTGAGCACGACGCCGATCCCGGAGCCGCCGGCGTGCTCCGCGATGGAGCGGAAGAGGACGTCGGCGGAGGGGCGGTGGATCGACGGTGGCTCGGCGGCGAGCGCCACCCGCCGGGATCCGCCGAGGCCGAGGTGGACTCCCGGCGGAGCGACGTGCACCCACCCCTCGCGCAGCGCCATGCCGGCGGTCGCCACCTCGACGGGGAGCGCCGAGCTGCGGCGGAGGAGCTCGACGAACCCGGCGAGGAAGCGCTCGTCGATGTGCTGCACCAGCAGCACGGCGGCGCGGAGGCCCTCGAGCTGCCCCAGCACCCGGGCGAGCGCCGGCGGCCCGCCGGTGGAGGCGGCGATCCCGACCACGGGCATCCCCCGGTTCGCGCCGCCGAGCAGCCGCCCCCGGGTGTGCCGCACCACCGTCACCCGCCGGAGCATGCGCACCCGCCCGCGCAGCCGGCGGGCGTCGTCCTCACCCCAGCTCCGGGGGTTGACGATGCATTCCAGCGCCCCCGCGGCGATCGCCTCGCCGGGAAGCCGGCCGTCGCCGCCGCGGGGGTGGAGGACGAGGACGGGGACCGGGGAGTGGGCCATCACCTGGTCGATGACCGCGAGGCCGGCGTCGATCGCGGCGGGGGTTGCGGCGAGGTCGACGGCGAGCAGGTCGGGGCGCAGGGTGCGGGTGGCGCGGGCCGCCATCGCGGCGGTGGTCTGTGCCACCACCGAGATGTCGCCCTCGGCCTCGAGCGCGCGCAGCAGGGCGCCGCGTGAGCCGCCGTCGTCGCTCGCCACCACCACCGAGACGCGCCCCGTGCTCACCTCCGGCCGCCGAGCAGGCGGTCGACGGCGTCGAGCAGGGTGGCCTGGTCGAACGCGCTCTTCACCAGGTAGCCGTCGGCGCCGGCCTCGAGGCCGCGGCGGCGGTCCTCGTCGCCGGACCGCGAGGTGAGCACCAGCACCGCGGTGTTGCGCAGCGCCTGGTGGGCCCGGATCGCCTCGGTGAGGGCGAACCCGTCCATGCGCGGCATCTCCACGTCGGTGAGCACCAGGTCGGCGGGCCGCTCGGCGAGCCGCGAGAGCGCCTCCAGGCCGTCGCCGGCGGTGCGCACGTCGTAGCCGGCGCGCATCAGGATCGACCGCTGCAGCTCGCGCACGGTGAGGGCGTCGTCGACGACGAGCACGCTGCGCCCGGGGCGCGCCACCGGCGGGGCCGCCACCACCGGGGCGGGCCGGTGGATGCGCCGGGCGCGCTCGATCAGCGCTCCGGGCTCGAGCACGACGAGGACCGACCCGTCGGCCTCGATCGCCGCCCCGGCGACCACGTCGAGATCGGGCATCAGGCCGCCCAGGCTCTTCAGCACCACGTCGCGCTGCCCCTCCAGGGCGTCGACGCGCACCGCGTGGCTGCGGGTCGCCCCGGTGAGCACCAGCGCCGGGCCCTGCCCGCCGCCCTCCCCGGTTCCCAGGAGCACCTCCAGGTCGGTCACCGGCACCGCCCGGCCACCGGCCATGACCATCTGGCGGCCGCCGGCGTGGAGGGTGGCCGGATCGCCCGCGTTCACCGCGGTGAGCACCGCCTGGGCGGGGAGCGCGTAGCGGCGGGCGCCGCAGCGCACCACCAGGCAGGGCACCACCGCGAGCGTGATCGGGACCGAGAGGCGGAACTCGCAGCCGCGCCCCGGCTCGTTGTGCACCTCGATGCGGCCCCGGATCGCCTGGAGCTGGGCGCGCACCACGTCGAGGCCGACGCCGCGTCCGGAGACGTCGGTGAGCTCTCGCGCGGTGGACACGCCGGAGCGGAAGATGCCGCCGATGGCGGTCTCGTCGTCGTCCTCGGCGGCGGCGTTCCCGGCCGCCCGGACCGCGTCGACGTCGATGCCGCGTCCGTCGTCGCCGACCACCAGGACCACCTCCGACCCGAGCCGGTCGGCGTGGAGACGCACCGTGCCGTGGCGTGGCTTGCCCGCCGCGGCGCGCTCGTCCGGGGTCTCGACGCCATGGTCCACGGCGTTGCGCACCAGGTGGAGCAGCGGGTCGGCGAGCCGGTCGAGGACGTGCCGGTCGACCTCGGTGTCCTCGCCGCGCACCTCCCACACCACCTCCTTGCCGAGGGCGCGGGCGAGGTCGCGCACCGCCCGGTGGAGGGGATGGGTGATCGTCGACACCGGCACCATCCGGGTCCGCATCGTCAGCTCCTGGAGCTGCCCGAGGGTGCGGGCGAGGTCACGGAACTCGGTGATCGTCGAGGGCTGCTGCCCGGTGGCCTGGGCGAGGAGGTGGCCGGTGCGGAGCAGCGCCGTCGACGACTCCGTGACCAGGCGGACCAGCTCGTCGAGCCGGGCCACGGGCACGGCGATGGTCGGGGCCTCGGCGCGCGGCGAGGGCGGAGGCGCGGGGGCGGGCTCGCCGGCCCTCGCGGGCGCGAGCGGGACCGCTGCCGGCTCCGGAGCGGCGGCCGGGGGCCGCCCGGCGGCGCGGCGGAGCCGGTCCTCGAGGGCGTCGGCCTCGGCATCGTGGTCCTGCTCCCTGCCGGCGGCGTCGATCACCGTGCGCAGCCCGTCGACCGCCGCCAGGGCCGCGTCGACGAGCTCGGAGGAGATGCCGGCGCGGCCGTCGCGATAGGGGTCGAGCAGGTCCTCGAGGAGGTGGGCGAGACGGGTGACCCGGGGCAGGCCGACCATCGCCGAGCCGCCCTTCAGGGTGTGCGCCTCGCGCAGCAGCGCGGTCACCATCTCGGCGCGGCCGGCCTTGCCCTCGAGGCTGAGCAGGCTCGCAGCGAGGAGGTCGAGGCGTCCCCGGGCCTCCTCGGCGAAGAGGCCGCGGAACTCGGCGTCGTGCCCGAAGGGCCGCTCCACGGCGTCCATCCTCTAGGCGCCGCCGGTGCGGGCGGGGTCGAGCACGGTGTCGAGATCGAGGAGCGTCACCAGCCGGGCGCCGCAGCGGTGCACCGCCAGCGCCCCGGGCAGCTCGGGAGCGGCCACCACCTCGGCGAGCTCGCCCACCTCGGGAAGGGCGGTGGCGACCAGCGCTCCCCGTCCCGACGCGGTGTCCACCACCACGGCGTACGTCCACGACCCCGCCGGCGCCGCACCCAGGAGGACGCCGAGGTCGAGCAGGGGGACGATGTCACCGCGCACGTTGAGCAGCCCGCGGATCCATGCCGGCGCGGTGGGCACCGGGGTCGGGTGGGGGTCGGAGACCACCTCGCGCGCGGCCGCGACCGGCACCGCGTAGACGTCGTCCCCGAGCGGGACCAGCAGCGCCCGCACTCTCAGCGACCGCCGCCGGCGCCCACGGCGACGTCGAGGTCGGTGGCCAGGCCCGCCTGCGCGGCGGCGGCGGCGGCGATCTCCTGGGCGGTCGCCGACACCTGGCGGCTGCTCACCGTCACCTGCTCCATCGCGGACACCACCTGCTCGGTCGCTGAGCGCTGCTGCTGGGTGGTCATGCGCACCTGGGCGCAGCTCTCCACGACCCGCTCCATCAGCGCCAGCCCGGCCTGCATCTGCTTGGCGCCCTTCTCCATCGCCATCACCGTGGCGTTGGTCTCGGCCTGGGTCCCCTGGACGATGTGGCCGATCTCCCCGGCGGAGGTCTTCGAGCGCTCGGCGAGGCGGCGGACCTCGTCGGCGACCACGGCGAAGCCACGCCCCGCCTCGCCGGCGCGGGCGGCCTCGATGGCGGCGTTGAGGGCGAGCAGGTTGGTCTGGTCGGAGAGGTCGTTGATCAGCGTGAGGATGGCGTTGATGTCGGTGACCCTGGTGGCCAGGCTGAGGGTGCGCTCGCTGGAGACGCGCATGTCCTCCTGCGCCTGCTCGAGGCTCTGCCGGGTCTCCTCGGCCTGAGCCGCGACCTCGTCGAGGGTCTGGGCCACCGAGCCGGCGGCGCGCGCCAGCTCCTCCATGCTCGCCGAGGTCTCGGTCGCGGCCGAGCTCTGCTCCACGGTGCTGGCGGCGAGCTGCTCCGAGGCGCTGCTCAGCCGGAGCGCCGACCCGGCGCTGTCGGCGCTCGCGATGCGCAGCCGCTCGACCAGGTCGGAGAGCCGCTGCACCATTCCGTTGAAGGCGGCACCGAGCCGGACCAGCTCGGCGGCGCCGCCCGGGTGCACCCGCACCGAGAGGTCGCCGGCGGCGACCCGGTCGGCGGCCTGGCTCAGCTCGGTGATCGGCCGGGTGGTGCGGCGGGCGAAGACGACCGCGAAGCCGGTGAGCAGCAGCGCTCCGGCGACCACCAGGACGACGGCGAGGGTGCGCAGCCCGTCGATCGGGCTCAGCGCCGCGCCGGCGTTCTCCGAGACCACCACCGCCCAGTCGACCCCCTGGACGGTGTCGTATCCGGCGAGGACGTCGTCGCCGTTCTCGCCCGGCCCGCGGACGGCGCCTGACCTGCCGCCGAGCCCGGCCTCGACCGCGGCGGTGCGCACCTGGGTCTGGAGCGCGCCGGCGGCGATCATGGTGGCGTCGGAGCCGACCGGCATCCCGGTCCGGTAGACGAGGTGGTGGTCCTGGTCGACCGCCACCAGCTGGCTGCTGGCGCGGGTGTTGGCGTCGAGGTCGCGCAGGGTGGTCGCCAGAGCCGCCGGGCGGAGCACCGCCACGACCACCGCCTCGGGGCGGCCGTCGGCGCCGTTCACCGGGGCGGAGACGAACCAGCGGAGGTGGCCCCCCTGGTTCCTGATCGGGCTGAGCACCGGCCCCGCGGCCGCGGCCTGGAACCAGTCCTGGCCGCCCACGTCGAGGCCGAGCTGCGGATCGGTGGCGGCGATGACGCGGCCGCCGAGGTCGACGACCTCGAGCACCGAGTAGGGGTCGGAGGGGGTGGGGGGCGGGAGCAGCGCCCTGCTGGAGGCGGTCACCGGCCGGCCGCCGAGGAGGGCGGCGGCGTGGGTCAGGTCGCGGTTGCGCTCCTCGAGCCACCCCTCGAGCCGCGAGGTCGCCGCCCGGGCGAGGTTCTCGGCGGAGATCGAGCTCTCGTCGGCGATCGTCGCCGAGGCGCTCCGGCTCAGCAGCACGGCGAGCAGCACCATGATCGGCAGCGCGGCGGCGAGCACGCCGGCGAGCAGCCGGACGAAGAAGCGGCTGCGGTGGTCGGCCCAGATGGAGCGGAGATCCATGGAGGTGGGGTGTCCCCAGTGCCGCGCGCAGAGCAGATCAGCGTCGCCGACCCGGCGGCGGGCAGTCTCCGGGCGATCGACGTCTCACATCGTGTCGCCGCTCTGGGGGCCGACCACCGCCGTTGACGGATCCGTTTCCCGGTTGTCGGTCCGGCGTCGCGGTGCTACCCGTGCCGCCCGAGCAGCCGCCGCACCGCCCAGCGGAGGTCGGCCGCCGCCGACCGCCAGTAGCACTCGGCGACGTAGTACAGGCCCAGCAGGGTGATCAGGCCGATGCCGAGGTCGACGCTCCTCCGGCCCTGCTGCGCCCAGTAGACGTCGCGGAGGTTGAGCAGCAGCGCGAACTCGTCGACCACCAGGGCCGCGCCGATCCCGAACGGGATGGCGAGCCGGGGGTGCCACCGGGACTGGTCGAGGTTGAGGGCGAGGAAGCCGCTGACCAGGACCAGGGCGATGCCCCAGACGTAGTGGTGGATGTGGAGGCCGCCGCCGGTCACGATGTCGTGGAACGGGCCCAGCTGGATGTGGATCGCGTAGGTGAGCGCCCGGATCAGCCCGAAGGTGATCCCGAAGGAGAGCAGCAGCCGCAGCGCCGTCCGCCGGCGGTCGTCGAGGTGCCGGGCGGCGCTGCCGCGGAGGCGCCCGCCGAGGCTGTCGCGACCGGGGGCGGCATCGCCGGCGGGGTGGGGGCAGCGCCTCATCGCCGCGGATTCTGACGCCGCGGTCAGCGCACCGTGCCCTCGAGTCGCGCGCTCGCCGGGCGCGCGCCCGCGACCGGCACCAGCAGCGAGCCGGCCTGGTGGCCGGAGGTGGCGGCGCTGAGCTGGACGGTCACCCCGCAGCTGCCGCCGGGGGCCAGCCGCACCCGGCTGCAGCCGTCGCGGACGATCCGGAAGGCGGGGGCGGTGGTGGTGACCACCCCGACGGTGACCGCCGACGGCCCGGTCGCGGTCACCGTGAACGTGACCAGCGGGCTCAGCGCCGAGCCCGCGGGGACGGTCTCGGTGAGCCCCGGAGGCTGCACCCCCAGCGGCGCGGGGGCCAGCGCGACCGCCGGGTGCGGCGCCGGCGGTGGGGGCGAGGCCGGCGGCGGCGGGGGCGCGGGTGGGGGAGCGGCGGCGGGCGAGGGCGGGGCGGTGGGGGCGGCGGCGCGGTCGGCGGTGTCGGGCGCGGTGACCGGGCCGGTGGGTGGCGCCGGCGCCGCCGGGGGGGCGGGCGCGGCCCGCAGCGCGACCGGCGCCGGGTGGCCGCCGCCGGCGACGCGAACGCCGGTGACCCCCACCGCGGCGGCGAGCCCGGCGGAGACCACCCATCCCGCCCGCATCCCCGAGGTGAGCCCGCGGGCGCCCCGCCGTCTCGTGACCATCCTCACCGCCTCCCTCGCGCGCCTCGACGCCGTCGCCATGTGACGTCGGAGCAGCACCGGAGCTTGCGCTTCTCGTAAGGTCGGCAGGGTGGTGACCGAACGCTCGCGGGTGGTGATCGTCGGTGCCAGCACCGCGGGTCGCAGCGCGGCCGTCGCCCTGCGCGAGAACGGCTACGCCGGCGAGGTGCTGATGGTCGGTGAGGAGCCCCATCCCCCCTACGACCGTCCCCAGCTCTCGAAGCAGTTCCTGTGCGGGGACGCCGCCCTCGACGACGTCATCAGACCGATGCGGTTGACCCCGGAGCACGGGGTCGAGGCCCGGCTCGGGGTCCGCGCGCTGCGGGTGGTGCCCGAGGAGCACGCCGTCGAGCTGGAGGGTGGCGAGCGGGTCGGCTACGACCACCTGCTGATCGCCACCGGGGTGCGCAACCGGCGGCTGGCGGTGCCCGGCGCCGGCCTCGACGGCGTGCTCGACCTCCGCGACCTCGCGACCTCCGAGCGGATCCGCGCCGCGGTCCGCCCCGGCTGCCGGGCGGTGGTGGTGGGGATGGGCTTCATCGGCTGCGAGGTCGCCGCCGCGCTGCGCCGTCTCGGCGCCGAGGTGGTCGCGGTCGAGCCCCTCGCGGTGCCCCTCGAACGCAGCCTCGGCGAGACCGTGGGCCGGGTGGTCGAGGGCCTCCACCGCGACCACGGGGTCGAGCTCCGCCTCGGCGAGGGCGTGGCCGGCTTCGAGGGGTCGGGCCGGGTCGAGCGGGTGCTGACCCGCAGCGGCGGCCACATCGACTGCGACGTGGTGGTGGTGGGCGTGGGCGTCGTGCCCGCGGTCGAGACCGTGACCGGCACCGCGGTGCGGCTCGACGACGGCGTCGTCGTCGACGGGGGCTGCCGCACCACCGTGCCCCAGGTCTTCGCCGCGGGGGACGTGGCCCGGCAGCACCACCCGGTGGCGGGTCGCGGGATCCGGGTCGAGCACTGGCAGAGCGCCATCGGCCAGGGCAGGGTGGCGGCGCGGAACATGCTCGGCCACGCCGAGGTGCACGACGAGATCCCCTGGTTCTGGTCGGACCAGTACGACTGCAATCTCCAGTACGCCGGCTTCGCCGGGCCCTGGGACGAGCTCGCGGTCCGCGGCAGCCTCGAGCAGCGGCGCTTCGTGGGCTTCTACCTGCGCGAGCGCCGGGTGGTGGCCGCGGTGGCGATGAACCAGGGGCGCGACCTGCGCCGGACGGTGCCGCTGATCCGCGCCGGCACCGTGGTCGACCCGGTGCGACTCGCCGACCCCGGTGTCGACCTCCGCAGCCTGGTCCGCCAGCACGTGGTCTAGCCGCTGAGGTCAGGGCGCGCCCCGGCCCCCCTCGGCCCGGAGCCGCGCGATCACCGCGGGCAGCTGCTCGAGCCCGGCGTCGATCACACTCTCGACGAAGCGCGACCACTCCACCCCGCCCACCTCGACCTCGGCATAGCCGTGGGCCGCGGCGAGCCGCCGGCCGGTGCGCTCGTCGAGCGACAGCCCCGGGGTCGGGGTCGGGGTCGGAGTCGGGGCCGGGGCCGGCGCGGGGTGGCGCGGCGGCCGGGCCGGCGGTGCGGTCGCGGCCGGCGGCGGCGGCGGTGAGCCGGCGGCCGGTCGCCGGGCCGGTGGCGGCCCCGGGACCATCGCGGAGACGGTCTCGGCGTCCGCGCCGGCGGGCGCGGGGATCGAGATCTCGGTCTCGCCGAGGCGGATCACGTCGCCGGGGCCGATCTGCTGGGGACGGCCGGTCAGCTGCGCGCCGTTGACGAAGGTGCCGTTGCTGCTCCCCAGGTCGGTGACGAAGAGCCCATCCGGGCCGGGGGTGAGGGTGATGTGGCGGCGCGAGGCGGCGTCGTCGTGGAGCAGCAGGCCCCGGCAGTCGCGCCCCACCTCGACCCGGGCGGTCACCGGGACCCGGCGCGGCTTGCGGCCCGGCTCGCGGATCTCGACGATCACGCCCTCCATCGCGGTCAGCTCTGGAGCAGCCCGAACCGGGTGACCGTGATCTCGGTGACCGGCGTCGACACGCAGTCGCCCTTCACCGGACGCACCACGAAGGCGCCGGGGAAGGCGTCGCCCGAGGTCTGGCCGGCGCCGGGGCCGAGGCTGAAGGTCACCGGGAACCGGAGGTGCACCGGACCGCCGCCGGTGGGGAGGGTGATGGAGAAGAGCGCCTGGCCCAGGGCCGAGCTGCAGCTGCCCTCGATCACCCCGACCTCGCCGAAGGTGCCCGGGCCGGTCACCTGCCGGCCCTGCACGGTCCCGCTGCACTGGATCGTCCCGGTCTCGCCGTGGCTGCTGAACAGCGCCCGCTGGTTGGTCGTGGTGGTCCCCGGCGTCACCGTGTCGGTCCACTGGTGGACGCAGGCGGCGCTGCTGGCGGCGGACGCCGCCGGGGTCGGGTGGAGGGAGGGCGCGATCACCGCGAGGGCGGCCACGACGAGCAACAGCAGTCTTCCTCGCACCCCGCGCATGGCCTTCCTCCTGGGGCGACGGCTGCCCCGACTGCAGGGTACTCCTTCGCCGTCACCCGACCCGCCCGGCGAGGCGGCGCCCCTGATAGCCTCGGTCCATGACCGAGAGCCCGATGTCCCGGATCGCCGACCTGCGCCGGCCGGCGTGCGCCCACTGCGGGGTGCGCGCGTCCGCGGCCACCGCGCCGGAGCCGGGCCGGGTCGAGGTGGTGGCGATGGCGGCGACGGCGCTGCCCGTGATGGTCTGCCCCGCCTGCCGGGTCCAGGGCATGGGCAGCGACCGGGTGCCGCTCTGCCGCGGCTGTGCCGGGGGCGGCACCGGCTCGCTCCCGCACCTCGGCGTCTAGCGAGGCGGTTCGGGTGGGCATGCTCGACCGCCTCCTCGACCGGCGGCTGCCCCGCGACGGCGACGAGGCGGGGCGCTTCCTCG
This genomic interval from Candidatus Dormiibacterota bacterium contains the following:
- a CDS encoding response regulator; amino-acid sequence: MERPFGHDAEFRGLFAEEARGRLDLLAASLLSLEGKAGRAEMVTALLREAHTLKGGSAMVGLPRVTRLAHLLEDLLDPYRDGRAGISSELVDAALAAVDGLRTVIDAAGREQDHDAEADALEDRLRRAAGRPPAAAPEPAAVPLAPARAGEPAPAPPPSPRAEAPTIAVPVARLDELVRLVTESSTALLRTGHLLAQATGQQPSTITEFRDLARTLGQLQELTMRTRMVPVSTITHPLHRAVRDLARALGKEVVWEVRGEDTEVDRHVLDRLADPLLHLVRNAVDHGVETPDERAAAGKPRHGTVRLHADRLGSEVVLVVGDDGRGIDVDAVRAAGNAAAEDDDETAIGGIFRSGVSTARELTDVSGRGVGLDVVRAQLQAIRGRIEVHNEPGRGCEFRLSVPITLAVVPCLVVRCGARRYALPAQAVLTAVNAGDPATLHAGGRQMVMAGGRAVPVTDLEVLLGTGEGGGQGPALVLTGATRSHAVRVDALEGQRDVVLKSLGGLMPDLDVVAGAAIEADGSVLVVLEPGALIERARRIHRPAPVVAAPPVARPGRSVLVVDDALTVRELQRSILMRAGYDVRTAGDGLEALSRLAERPADLVLTDVEMPRMDGFALTEAIRAHQALRNTAVLVLTSRSGDEDRRRGLEAGADGYLVKSAFDQATLLDAVDRLLGGRR
- a CDS encoding chemotaxis protein CheW — translated: MRALLVPLGDDVYAVPVAAAREVVSDPHPTPVPTAPAWIRGLLNVRGDIVPLLDLGVLLGAAPAGSWTYAVVVDTASGRGALVATALPEVGELAEVVAAPELPGALAVHRCGARLVTLLDLDTVLDPARTGGA
- a CDS encoding methyl-accepting chemotaxis protein; translation: MDLRSIWADHRSRFFVRLLAGVLAAALPIMVLLAVLLSRSASATIADESSISAENLARAATSRLEGWLEERNRDLTHAAALLGGRPVTASSRALLPPPTPSDPYSVLEVVDLGGRVIAATDPQLGLDVGGQDWFQAAAAGPVLSPIRNQGGHLRWFVSAPVNGADGRPEAVVVAVLRPAALATTLRDLDANTRASSQLVAVDQDHHLVYRTGMPVGSDATMIAAGALQTQVRTAAVEAGLGGRSGAVRGPGENGDDVLAGYDTVQGVDWAVVVSENAGAALSPIDGLRTLAVVLVVAGALLLTGFAVVFARRTTRPITELSQAADRVAAGDLSVRVHPGGAAELVRLGAAFNGMVQRLSDLVERLRIASADSAGSALRLSSASEQLAASTVEQSSAATETSASMEELARAAGSVAQTLDEVAAQAEETRQSLEQAQEDMRVSSERTLSLATRVTDINAILTLINDLSDQTNLLALNAAIEAARAGEAGRGFAVVADEVRRLAERSKTSAGEIGHIVQGTQAETNATVMAMEKGAKQMQAGLALMERVVESCAQVRMTTQQQRSATEQVVSAMEQVTVSSRQVSATAQEIAAAAAAQAGLATDLDVAVGAGGGR
- a CDS encoding FAD-dependent oxidoreductase codes for the protein MTERSRVVIVGASTAGRSAAVALRENGYAGEVLMVGEEPHPPYDRPQLSKQFLCGDAALDDVIRPMRLTPEHGVEARLGVRALRVVPEEHAVELEGGERVGYDHLLIATGVRNRRLAVPGAGLDGVLDLRDLATSERIRAAVRPGCRAVVVGMGFIGCEVAAALRRLGAEVVAVEPLAVPLERSLGETVGRVVEGLHRDHGVELRLGEGVAGFEGSGRVERVLTRSGGHIDCDVVVVGVGVVPAVETVTGTAVRLDDGVVVDGGCRTTVPQVFAAGDVARQHHPVAGRGIRVEHWQSAIGQGRVAARNMLGHAEVHDEIPWFWSDQYDCNLQYAGFAGPWDELAVRGSLEQRRFVGFYLRERRVVAAVAMNQGRDLRRTVPLIRAGTVVDPVRLADPGVDLRSLVRQHVV